The Acinetobacter wuhouensis genome includes the window ACTTAGGGCATATTATTAACATTCCTCAGCAGATTTTATTGATTTGCCCCAGATTTTGGCGAAAAATCCCAGTTTTCTTTGAAAATTGGGATTTTTTTTGGCAAAAATCATGCCAATATTTCATTCTATATATCAATAAAGCACCTTAATAGTGCATTTTAATAAATTATCGAATCATTCTCTGCAAAAAGTTGAGTACTTTATAAAGCTTGTAAGTTTTAAAGCAAAAAAAAGCCCAACCTTGGGGAAAGCTGGGCATATAAACTTCAAAATTCATCATATAAATAAACTCTATTTCTTAATTATGTTAAATATATAAATTTTTGTAAAACAAATTAAATAAATAAAACGCTAAAATTTTATCGCTTTTCTAGATAATTGAGGTTTAATTAACAATATATATAAAAAGTGAAGATTAATTCACAAATTATTATTTTATAAATTTAACCATTCATGACATTAATTTGAAATTACATAAAATAAATCATCGAAAATGACGATTAATAAGTATAAAATCAATCATAAAAGCAATTAATAAGTGTAGTATTTTGTCATACTTTTCAAATGAATTAAAAGTTTTATATTAATTTATTTTATTGTTCTGATTACACTTTTTATACGGTTGACTTAAATTTTAACAAATGAGTAGTTTTTAAACAATTTACTTTTCATGTAATTGATTTGTAACGAATGGCCGTAAACATCATTGACTTAATATCTTGTTACAATACAATGCCATGTGTTTCACCAATTTCAACTATTGGAAAAGATTATGAAAAAACTCGGTTTAGCCACTGCTTTATTATTAGCCATGACCGGCGCTCAAGCATACCAATTCGAAGTACAAGGTCAATCAGAGTATATCGATACAACTGTAAATGACAAAGACTTCACTGGTGGCGTACAAGGTACTTACTACCTTAAAAATGTTGACTCTTCTAAAGGTCCTTTAGCTGAAGCAGCATTCTTAAACCAAGCTTCTAATGTATCTTTAGCTTATAACTTTAGCCAATTAGATGCAGGCGTTGATGTTCATAATTTTGGTGCTAAAGCAGAAGCTTATGTTCCAACTCCATACGTTCCAGCTTATGCTAGCGTTTCTTATAGCCACACTATCCTTGATGGTAAAGTTGGTAACTCAGATGACAAAGGCGACCGTTATTCTCTAGAAGTGGGTGCTCTTCCAACTCAAAACTTCTTGGTTGCTGTAGGTTATACAAGCGTTGCTGACCAAACTGCTTTAGATGCATTCAATGTAATGGGTAACGGTGCTGCTAAAGCGGTTGCTGAAGCTGCAACTATCGGTGAAGACCAAGACGCGATCACTGCACGTGCTAAATACGTTGGCGGTATCGATGGTACTAACATGTCTTTAGCGTTTGAATCAGGTATTGTTTATGGTGATGCTACTGCTTACCAACTTAAAACTGATTTGTATTTGAACCCACAATTAAGCGTTGGTGCTTCTTATGCAGAATCTAGCTTTGACGCTACTCCTGATTCAGCTTGGGGCGCAAACGTAAATTACTTTATCACTCCTGCTATTGCAGTAGGTGCAAGCTACGTAAATGCAAACTCAAAAGCTGCGAACGACACTCAAACTGTTGGCGTAAATGCTAAATTCCGTTTCTAAGATCTAATCTTTAGAAATTGAATCAAAAAAGGACTCTAATTTAGAGTCCTTTTTTTGTATAACGAATTAAACTTAATTACGAATCACATTTAAAAAATGTAAATGACGTTCATATTGATCAATGATGTCTTGTAATAGATCTTCTTGCGTCCAATCCATCACATCATAACCCTGCCCGCCTTCACGTAAAAACACTTCAGCCTGATAAAACTCATCAATTTCATCATGTTGTTCATCTAACATAAAACTTGCTGCTTCAGTTTGATGGGTTTGTACTTTATAGACAAAGTTGAGTTCACTTTGGTGATCGACACTCAAAGCTAAACCATCATCGACCTCACGGATATTCACCTCTAAATGACGGCGCTTAAATTCACGTTGAATGCTTTCAAAAGCCTGTCGTACTTGATGTTGAATATAATTATTCACTTCATCGCGTGTATGCGGATAGTGCATGATCAAGCCTAAACGCTGTTGCCAACTGCGAGGATTTTGTACTGCACGCGGGGTAATTCGAGCAGCTTGCAAAGCATTCATTTTCGTGACATCTAAACGTAATGCTTTGAGTAATCCCCAACACAGCAACAACATAATAAATGTAAAAGGTAAAGCACTCATCATGGTTGCCGATTGCAATGCCCCTAATCCGCCAACAAGCAAAAGAATGATCGACAAAACTGCCATTAATGCCGTCCAAAAGAGGCGCTGCCAAATTGGCGAGTTTTCTGATTTCGCTGTGAGATAATCCGTCACTAACGCACCAGAGTCAGCAGAAGTCACAAAGAATAGCACCACCAAAATCGTGGCAATAAAGCTTGAAATACCAGCAAAAGGTAAATGACTTAAAAACTCAAACAGCGCTACAGATGAATCATTTTGAACTGCTGTGATTAAACTGGTGTGTCCTTGTTCTAAAATGCTGAACAGTGCGGCATTGCCCATGAAACCCATCCAAATCAAGGTAAATCCTGTTGGAATCAACAACACACCCACAATGAACTCACGAATAGTACGCCCACGGGACACCCGTGCAATAAACATTCCTACAAATGGTGACCAAGAAATCCACCATGCCCAATACATAATCGTCCAACCACCAATCCAACCATTCGGTTGATACGCATAAAGATTAAAGGTCATGGAGAATAAATTGGACATATACTGTCCAGCATTTTGAATTGTGGTTTGTAAAATATAAATACTTGAACTGGCTAAAAATACAAAGACCAATAAAGACAATGCAAGCACTAAATTCAGTTCAGATAAACGCTTAATTCCTTTATCTAAGCCCAAACCCACAGACAAAGATGCCAAAGCACTGACAAAAATAATCAGCATGATTTGCGTGCTGATCTGGTTTTCCCAACCAAATAAATAACTCAAACCTGAGTTAATCTGTGTGACGCCAAAACCCAATGTCGTTGCAACACCAAAAACCGTTCCAAGTGTTGCAAAGGTATCGACCGCATCACCCATTGGTCCATAGATTTTTTTACCAATAATCGGATATAAACCTGAACGAACTTTTAAAGGCAAATTATAGCGGAATGCAAAATAAGCCAATGTTAAACCAACTAAGGCATAGATTGCCCAAGCATGTAATCCCCAATGGAAAAAGGTGATTCGCATCGCTTGCTGTGCGGCTTGTACCGTTTGTGCATCACCTGTAGGTGGACTGACATAATGCATGACGGGTTCAGCCACACCAAAAAACATCAATCCAATCCCCATCCCTGCGGTAAATAGCATGGCGAACCAAGAGCCACTGCTATATTCGGGTTGGCTATGATCAGGGCCAAGTTTTATTTTCCCCATGTCTGATAATGCAATAAACACAAGAACCAAAAGAAAAATTGCAACCGCAAGTACATAGAACCAACTAAATGAATCGGTAATCCACTGATTCATTTGTTTGGTCATGAGATCAAAAGCATTCGGTGTCAAAATCACGAATGCTAAAAAAATAACGATAATTCCAACCGTACTGAAAAACACATTTGGATTGACATTATCAAACCAAGATGACTTTTTGGAAGGCATATCTTCCTCACA containing:
- the omp33-36 gene encoding porin Omp33-36 is translated as MKKLGLATALLLAMTGAQAYQFEVQGQSEYIDTTVNDKDFTGGVQGTYYLKNVDSSKGPLAEAAFLNQASNVSLAYNFSQLDAGVDVHNFGAKAEAYVPTPYVPAYASVSYSHTILDGKVGNSDDKGDRYSLEVGALPTQNFLVAVGYTSVADQTALDAFNVMGNGAAKAVAEAATIGEDQDAITARAKYVGGIDGTNMSLAFESGIVYGDATAYQLKTDLYLNPQLSVGASYAESSFDATPDSAWGANVNYFITPAIAVGASYVNANSKAANDTQTVGVNAKFRF
- a CDS encoding BCCT family transporter, yielding MPSKKSSWFDNVNPNVFFSTVGIIVIFLAFVILTPNAFDLMTKQMNQWITDSFSWFYVLAVAIFLLVLVFIALSDMGKIKLGPDHSQPEYSSGSWFAMLFTAGMGIGLMFFGVAEPVMHYVSPPTGDAQTVQAAQQAMRITFFHWGLHAWAIYALVGLTLAYFAFRYNLPLKVRSGLYPIIGKKIYGPMGDAVDTFATLGTVFGVATTLGFGVTQINSGLSYLFGWENQISTQIMLIIFVSALASLSVGLGLDKGIKRLSELNLVLALSLLVFVFLASSSIYILQTTIQNAGQYMSNLFSMTFNLYAYQPNGWIGGWTIMYWAWWISWSPFVGMFIARVSRGRTIREFIVGVLLIPTGFTLIWMGFMGNAALFSILEQGHTSLITAVQNDSSVALFEFLSHLPFAGISSFIATILVVLFFVTSADSGALVTDYLTAKSENSPIWQRLFWTALMAVLSIILLLVGGLGALQSATMMSALPFTFIMLLLCWGLLKALRLDVTKMNALQAARITPRAVQNPRSWQQRLGLIMHYPHTRDEVNNYIQHQVRQAFESIQREFKRRHLEVNIREVDDGLALSVDHQSELNFVYKVQTHQTEAASFMLDEQHDEIDEFYQAEVFLREGGQGYDVMDWTQEDLLQDIIDQYERHLHFLNVIRN